The DNA region GGCATCTCCGTACCGCGTCCGAGTGGCTTCGGCAGGGCGCCTATGGTTGCTCCTGCACTCCCAGGACCACCCTGCCCCTCGAAGGACAGCGATGCCCGCCAATACAACCGCCCCTTCCGGTTCTTCCGATGCGAAGAAGTCCGGCAGGAAGAAGGGGCGACGCGCCCGCCTGCTCGTGATCGTCCTGGTGCTGGCGCTCGTCGCGGGTATCGGTTACGGCGCCTTCTGGTCCGTTTCCACGGTCCGGGCCTCATATCCGCAGACCACCGGTTCGATCGAGCTCAAGGGCCTCACCGGCAACGTCGACGTCAAACGCGACGACTACGGGATCCCGCAGATCTACGCGGACTCCGACAGCGACCTCTTCCGGGCCCAGGGCTTCGTCCAGGCCCAGGACCGGTTCTGGGAGATGGACGTCCGCCGTCACATGACGTCGGGCCGGCTCTCCGAGATGTTCGGCTCCGGCCAGGTCGAGACCGATGCCTTCCTGCGGACGCTGGGCTGGCGTCAGGTCGCGCAGAAGGAGTACGACGAGGTCCTGGACGAGGACACCAAGAAGAACCTGCGGGCTTACGCGGACGGAGTGAACGCGTACCTGGAGGGCAAGGACGGCCAGGACATCTCCGTGGAGTACGCGGCACTCGGCCTGACCAACGACTACAAGCCCACCGAGTGGACCCCGGTCGACTCGGTCGCCTGGCTCAAGGCGATGGCCTGGGACCTGCGCGGCAACATGCAGGACGAGATCGACCGCTCGCTGATGACCAGCAGGCTCGGCGAGAAGCAGATCGAGGACCTCTACCCGGCCTATCCGTACAAGAAGAACAAGCCGATCGTCGAGCAGGGCGCGGTCGACCCCGTCACGGGGAAGTTCGACCAGGACGCCGAGCCGTCGGACGGCATCGGCTCGAGCACCGTCCAGGACGCCACCGACGGCCTGAACACCCAGCTCTCCGCCCTCTCCGACACCCTCGACGAGATCCCCGCGCTGCTGGGCCCCAACGGGAGCGGCATCGGATCGAACTCCTGGGTCGTCTCCGGCGACTACACGACGACCGGCAAGCCCCTGCTGGCCAACGACCCGCACCTGGCGCCGATGCTGCCCTCGCTCTGGTACCAGATGGGGCTGCACTGCCGTCAGCTCTCGGACACCTGCCGGTACGACACGGCGGGTTACACGTTCTCCGGGATGCCCGGTGTGATCATCGGTCACAACCAGGACATCGCGTGGGGCTTCACCAACCTCGGCGCCGACGTCACCGACCTCTTCCTGGAGAAGGTCTCGGGCGACGGCTACCAGTACGACGGCAGGACCGAGCCCTTCGTCACCCGCGAGGAGACCATCAAGGTCGCGGGCGGCAAGAGCCGGAAGATCACCGTCCGCGAGACCAACAACGGTCCGCTGGTCTCCGACCGCAGCAACGAGCTGGAGAAGGTGGGCAAGAAGGCCCCCGTCACCAACTCGGCCCCCGACCGGGGGGACGGCTACGCGGTCGCGCTGAAGTGGACCGCGCTGGAACCCGGAAAGTCGATGGACGCGGTCTTCGAGATGAACCGCGCCAAGGACTTCACGACCTTCCGGGCGGCGGCCGAGCACTTCGAGGTGCCCTCGCAGAACCTCATCTACGCGGACACCGACGGCCACATCGGCTACCAGGCCCCGGGCAAGATCCCGGTCCGCGTCAAGGGCGACGGCACCCTGCCGAGCCCCGGCTGGACCTCGGACTACGGCTGGAAGAAGGACCCGGTCCCCTTCGACGAGCTGCCGTACGAGTACGACCCGGAGCGCGGCTACATCGTCACCGCCAACCAGGCCGTGATCGACGAGAAGGACTACGGCCCCCTGCTGACCAAGGACTGGGGCTACGGCGCCCGCAGTCAGCGGATCAACGACCTCATCGAGTCGAAGATCAAGGGCGGCGGGAAGATCTCGACCGACGACATGCAGCAGCTGCAGATGGACAACCACAGCACCATCGCCGCCGAGCTGGTGCCCGAGCTGCTGAAGATCGGCGTCTCCGACAAGAGCGTCCGTGAGGCGCAGAAGCTGCTCGAGGGCTGGGACTACACCCAGGAGCCCGACTCGGCCGCGGCCGCGTACTTCAACGGCGTCTGGCGCAACATCCTCAAGCTCGCCTTCGGCAACAAGCTCCCCAAGGAGATGCGCGCCAAGGGCGACTGCCTGTACGTCCAGCCCGCCCTCGGCACCGGGCCGGTGGACGAGCGGAACAGGCTCGTACGGGAGTGCGGTCAGCGCGACCCCGACGCGGCGCAGCCGGACGGCGGCGACCGCTGGTACGAGGTCGTCGACGGCATCCTCGACGACACGGACAACGAGTGGTGGAAGGTCCCGGCCAAGGGGCGCGAAAAGGCGATCGACAGCCGTGACGAACTCTTCGCCCGTGCGATGGAGGACGCCCGCTGGGAACTCACCGCCGAGCTCGGCAAGGACATCAGCACCTGGAGCTG from Streptomyces sp. B1I3 includes:
- a CDS encoding penicillin acylase family protein, which codes for MPANTTAPSGSSDAKKSGRKKGRRARLLVIVLVLALVAGIGYGAFWSVSTVRASYPQTTGSIELKGLTGNVDVKRDDYGIPQIYADSDSDLFRAQGFVQAQDRFWEMDVRRHMTSGRLSEMFGSGQVETDAFLRTLGWRQVAQKEYDEVLDEDTKKNLRAYADGVNAYLEGKDGQDISVEYAALGLTNDYKPTEWTPVDSVAWLKAMAWDLRGNMQDEIDRSLMTSRLGEKQIEDLYPAYPYKKNKPIVEQGAVDPVTGKFDQDAEPSDGIGSSTVQDATDGLNTQLSALSDTLDEIPALLGPNGSGIGSNSWVVSGDYTTTGKPLLANDPHLAPMLPSLWYQMGLHCRQLSDTCRYDTAGYTFSGMPGVIIGHNQDIAWGFTNLGADVTDLFLEKVSGDGYQYDGRTEPFVTREETIKVAGGKSRKITVRETNNGPLVSDRSNELEKVGKKAPVTNSAPDRGDGYAVALKWTALEPGKSMDAVFEMNRAKDFTTFRAAAEHFEVPSQNLIYADTDGHIGYQAPGKIPVRVKGDGTLPSPGWTSDYGWKKDPVPFDELPYEYDPERGYIVTANQAVIDEKDYGPLLTKDWGYGARSQRINDLIESKIKGGGKISTDDMQQLQMDNHSTIAAELVPELLKIGVSDKSVREAQKLLEGWDYTQEPDSAAAAYFNGVWRNILKLAFGNKLPKEMRAKGDCLYVQPALGTGPVDERNRLVRECGQRDPDAAQPDGGDRWYEVVDGILDDTDNEWWKVPAKGREKAIDSRDELFARAMEDARWELTAELGKDISTWSWGRLHQLTLRNQTLGTEGPGLLQRALNRGPWHLGGGEAAVDATGWNAAGGYDVIWVPSMRMVVNVGDWDKSRWINLTGASGHAFSAHYTDQTDKWVDGELLDWSFGTNAVGQSTVDTLTLKKPS